The following coding sequences are from one Thermostaphylospora chromogena window:
- the arc gene encoding proteasome ATPase, which translates to MAARDDAEARAAQREREVADLTTQVSFLQEEVSALRRKLAETPRQARILEERLHEAQANLAAVTSQNERLVATLKEARDQIVALKEEVDRLAQPPSGFGIFLDARDDGTVEIFTGGRKLRVNVSPTIDVKSLKRGQEVMLNEAFNVVEARGYETVGEIVMLKELLEDNERALVISHADEERVVRLADSLIGQPLRAGDSLLLEPRSGYVYERIPKSEVEELVLEEVPDISYEEIGGLSRQIEQIRDAIELPYLHADLFREHQLRPPKGVLLYGPPGCGKTLIAKAVANSLAKQVAEKTGQSGKSFFLNIKGPELLNKYVGETERHIRLVFQRAREKASEGTPVIVFFDEMDSIFRTRGSGVSSDVENTIVPQLLSEIDGVEGLENVIVIGASNREDMIDPAILRPGRLDVKIKIERPDAEAAKDIFSKYITPSLPLAEEDLAEHGGSREATVQAMIQRVVERMYAESEENRFLEVTYANGDKEILYFKDFNSGAMIQNIVDRGKKMAIKEYLETGRKGLRVSHLLAACVDEFSENEDLPNTTNPDDWARISGKKGERIVYIRTLVSGKQGTEAGRSIDTVANTGQYL; encoded by the coding sequence GTGGCAGCTCGCGATGACGCTGAGGCTCGGGCCGCGCAGCGCGAACGGGAGGTCGCCGACCTCACAACACAGGTCTCCTTCCTCCAGGAGGAGGTAAGCGCGCTGCGCCGGAAGCTGGCGGAAACCCCCCGCCAGGCGAGGATCCTGGAAGAGCGTCTCCACGAGGCGCAGGCCAATCTGGCGGCGGTGACCAGCCAGAACGAACGTCTGGTGGCGACCCTGAAGGAGGCCAGAGACCAGATCGTCGCCCTGAAGGAGGAGGTCGACCGGCTGGCCCAGCCGCCGTCCGGATTCGGCATCTTCCTCGATGCGCGGGACGACGGCACGGTGGAGATCTTCACCGGGGGGCGCAAGCTGCGCGTCAACGTCAGCCCCACGATCGACGTGAAGTCCCTCAAGCGTGGCCAGGAGGTCATGCTCAACGAGGCGTTCAACGTCGTGGAGGCCCGGGGCTACGAGACCGTGGGCGAGATCGTCATGCTCAAGGAACTGCTCGAGGACAACGAGCGGGCGCTGGTGATCTCCCATGCCGACGAAGAGCGTGTGGTCCGCCTGGCCGATTCGCTGATCGGCCAGCCGCTGCGAGCCGGTGACTCGCTGCTGCTGGAGCCCCGTTCCGGCTACGTCTACGAGCGTATTCCCAAGTCCGAGGTCGAGGAGCTGGTGCTGGAGGAGGTCCCCGACATCTCCTACGAGGAGATCGGCGGCCTGTCCCGGCAGATCGAGCAGATCAGGGACGCGATCGAGCTGCCCTATCTGCACGCCGACCTGTTCCGGGAGCACCAGCTGCGCCCGCCCAAGGGCGTGCTGCTCTACGGCCCGCCCGGCTGCGGGAAGACGCTCATCGCCAAGGCGGTGGCCAACTCGCTGGCCAAGCAGGTGGCGGAGAAGACCGGCCAGTCCGGCAAGAGCTTCTTCCTCAACATCAAGGGCCCGGAGCTGCTGAACAAGTACGTCGGCGAGACCGAGCGGCACATCCGTCTGGTCTTCCAGCGGGCGAGGGAGAAGGCCTCCGAGGGCACGCCGGTGATCGTCTTCTTCGACGAGATGGACTCGATCTTCCGCACCCGCGGGTCCGGCGTCTCCTCCGACGTCGAGAACACGATCGTGCCCCAGCTGCTGTCGGAGATCGATGGCGTGGAGGGCCTGGAGAACGTCATCGTGATCGGCGCCTCCAACCGGGAGGACATGATCGACCCGGCGATCCTGCGGCCCGGCCGGCTGGACGTCAAGATCAAGATCGAGCGGCCGGACGCCGAGGCGGCCAAGGACATCTTCTCCAAGTACATCACCCCGTCGCTCCCGCTCGCCGAGGAGGACCTCGCCGAGCACGGCGGCTCGCGCGAGGCGACGGTGCAGGCCATGATCCAGCGGGTCGTGGAGCGGATGTACGCCGAGAGCGAGGAGAACCGCTTCCTGGAGGTCACCTACGCCAACGGTGACAAGGAGATCCTGTACTTCAAGGACTTCAACTCCGGGGCCATGATCCAGAACATCGTGGACCGCGGCAAGAAGATGGCGATCAAGGAGTACCTGGAGACCGGCCGCAAGGGTCTGCGGGTGTCCCATCTGCTCGCGGCCTGCGTGGACGAGTTCTCCGAGAACGAGGATCTGCCCAACACCACCAACCCGGATGATTGGGCCCGCATCTCCGGCAAGAAGGGCGAGCGGATCGTCTACATCCGCACGCTCGTCTCCGGCAAGCAGGGCACCGAGGCCGGTCGGTCCATCGATACGGTGGCCAACACCGGTCAGTACCTCTAA
- a CDS encoding tRNA (adenine-N1)-methyltransferase: MGFRRHGPFRPGDQVQLTDPKNKRHTVTLREGGTFHTHKGSIAHDDLIGAPEGSVVRSSGGTPYLAFRHLLPDYAVSMPRGAAVVYPKDAAMIVAMADIFPGARVVEAGVGSGALTCFLLRAVGESGRVTSYERREDFAEIARKNVEKFFGGPMEQWRLVVGEFTAALDESEVDRVILDMLAPWECVDAAAKALTPGGVICCYVATTTQLSRIVETLREHGSFTEPHSWETLLRDWHVEGLAVRPDHRMVGHTGFLVTARRMAEGVTPPPRRRRPAKGAYGEEAATG; the protein is encoded by the coding sequence ATGGGTTTTCGCAGGCACGGCCCGTTCCGACCGGGGGATCAGGTCCAGCTCACCGATCCGAAGAACAAAAGGCACACGGTGACGCTGCGCGAGGGCGGGACATTCCATACACACAAGGGCTCCATTGCGCACGACGACCTGATCGGGGCGCCGGAGGGCTCGGTCGTACGCTCCTCGGGCGGCACGCCGTACCTCGCCTTCCGGCACCTCCTGCCCGACTACGCGGTCTCCATGCCGCGCGGAGCGGCGGTGGTCTACCCCAAGGACGCCGCGATGATCGTCGCGATGGCCGACATCTTCCCCGGGGCGCGGGTGGTGGAGGCCGGCGTGGGGTCGGGCGCGTTGACGTGCTTCCTGCTGCGCGCGGTGGGGGAGAGCGGGCGGGTCACCTCCTACGAGCGACGCGAGGACTTCGCGGAGATCGCCAGGAAGAACGTGGAGAAGTTCTTCGGCGGGCCCATGGAGCAGTGGCGGCTGGTGGTGGGCGAGTTCACGGCCGCGCTGGACGAGAGCGAAGTGGATCGGGTGATCCTCGACATGCTGGCGCCGTGGGAGTGCGTGGACGCCGCGGCCAAGGCGCTCACCCCCGGCGGCGTGATCTGCTGTTACGTGGCCACCACCACTCAGCTCTCCCGGATCGTCGAGACCCTGAGGGAGCACGGGAGTTTCACCGAGCCCCATTCGTGGGAGACCCTCCTCCGCGACTGGCACGTCGAGGGGCTGGCGGTCCGTCCCGATCACCGGATGGTCGGGCACACCGGCTTCCTCGTCACGGCCCGCCGCATGGCGGAGGGGGTGACCCCGCCTCCGCGCCGTCGGCGTCCGGCGAAGGGAGCATATGGAGAGGAAGCCGCTACCGGTTAA
- a CDS encoding GNAT family N-acetyltransferase has protein sequence MFSPQVIPAGPVELRPPSEKDVEAIVRACADPLIVRFIPLIPVPYTRDDALAFLQTAARSWEQGGADFAIADPATGDWLGNIGLKPPHPRGAVEVGYLVAPWARGRGVASTALRALTEWAFAHGVPRVELVADVENVASQRVAYAAGFAREGVQRGGGSDRDGTRRDMVVFARLAGDPGEPIRPYLPYPPGDALDDGVVRLAPITVDDAADFHRMMCDPDVVRYRIPPEAPSLAEMTDRCTRTGMWWLAGERAELSIRDAATGEFAGHIQLVHIMPPLGEAMVGYSLLPEYRGRGMATRAVRLLVEWVFANTPLWRIVAGTNPANTASQRVLERAGFSRETLLRQAVPAFGGGYADDLRWVRRR, from the coding sequence ATGTTCTCCCCGCAGGTCATCCCCGCCGGACCGGTCGAGCTTCGCCCGCCGAGCGAGAAGGACGTCGAGGCGATCGTCCGCGCGTGCGCCGATCCGCTGATCGTCCGATTCATCCCGCTCATACCCGTGCCGTACACGCGGGACGACGCGCTGGCCTTCCTCCAGACGGCGGCGCGTTCCTGGGAGCAGGGGGGCGCGGACTTCGCGATCGCCGATCCGGCGACCGGCGACTGGCTGGGCAACATCGGCCTGAAGCCGCCGCATCCGCGCGGCGCCGTCGAGGTGGGTTACCTCGTGGCGCCGTGGGCGCGCGGCCGGGGCGTGGCGAGCACGGCTCTGCGGGCGCTGACGGAGTGGGCGTTCGCGCACGGGGTGCCGCGGGTGGAGCTGGTGGCCGACGTGGAGAACGTGGCGAGCCAGCGGGTCGCCTACGCGGCGGGGTTCGCCCGGGAGGGCGTGCAGCGCGGCGGCGGGTCCGACCGCGACGGCACGCGCCGCGACATGGTGGTCTTCGCCAGGCTGGCGGGCGACCCCGGCGAGCCGATCCGCCCGTACCTCCCCTATCCGCCCGGCGACGCGCTCGACGACGGCGTGGTGCGGCTGGCGCCGATCACCGTCGACGACGCCGCCGACTTCCACCGGATGATGTGCGATCCCGACGTGGTCAGGTACCGCATACCGCCCGAGGCGCCCTCCCTCGCCGAGATGACCGACCGGTGCACGCGGACGGGGATGTGGTGGCTGGCCGGGGAGCGGGCCGAGCTGTCCATCCGCGACGCCGCGACCGGGGAGTTCGCCGGGCACATCCAGCTCGTGCACATCATGCCGCCGCTCGGCGAGGCGATGGTGGGCTACTCGCTGCTGCCGGAGTACCGGGGCAGGGGAATGGCCACCCGGGCGGTGCGGCTGCTGGTCGAGTGGGTCTTCGCGAACACACCCCTGTGGCGGATCGTGGCCGGCACCAACCCCGCCAACACCGCCTCCCAGCGCGTGCTGGAGCGCGCGGGCTTCTCCCGCGAGACGCTGCTTCGGCAGGCGGTGCCCGCCTTCGGCGGCGGCTACGCCGACGACCTGCGCTGGGTGCGCCGCCGCTGA
- a CDS encoding TetR/AcrR family transcriptional regulator: MPRRVDHEERRAELVDATRRVILRDGIEAATTRRIAREAGFSSGVLTHYFADKEEIMQSALRVSHRRRAARLRSKVAGRSGLAALRALLLDTLPLDDRRARENGLEVCFWSRSLTSPALRRAQREEAAERRRLVRAQLAAALENGDIATDENLDDVTERLLALVDGLSVHGLLYPDRVDAARIERLLDAELDRLRRDAVA, encoded by the coding sequence TTGCCCAGGAGGGTGGATCACGAGGAGCGCCGTGCGGAACTCGTCGACGCCACCCGGCGCGTCATCCTGCGCGACGGCATCGAGGCGGCCACGACGCGCAGGATCGCCCGCGAGGCCGGCTTCTCCAGCGGCGTGCTGACCCACTACTTCGCCGACAAGGAGGAGATCATGCAGTCGGCGCTGCGCGTCTCGCACCGCCGCCGGGCGGCCCGGCTGCGCAGCAAGGTCGCCGGCCGCAGCGGCCTGGCCGCGCTGCGCGCGCTGCTGCTGGACACGCTTCCGCTGGACGACCGCCGGGCCAGGGAGAACGGCCTGGAGGTGTGCTTCTGGAGCCGCAGCCTGACCAGCCCGGCGTTGCGCCGCGCCCAGCGCGAGGAGGCGGCCGAACGGCGCCGGCTCGTCCGCGCCCAGCTCGCCGCGGCGCTCGAGAACGGCGACATCGCCACCGACGAGAACCTCGACGACGTCACCGAGCGGCTGCTCGCTCTGGTCGACGGTCTGAGCGTGCACGGCCTGCTCTATCCCGACCGCGTGGACGCCGCCCGGATCGAGCGCCTGCTCGACGCCGAGCTCGACCGGCTGCGGCGCGACGCCGTGGCCTGA
- a CDS encoding FHA domain-containing protein encodes MTDHGFGVVRPLPGNGLVAHTGGLLLVCDAAEAVVSDLLAAVRETAATGGDGRALARRVAQALARSMTTEPASCAVAGPANGGVAVLVSGEASATVKAESGEVTLAGRDALTWTDRLVPGPVHHVELHLPGAGEAHPQARLDSGVVVGGGLSCDRTGTGQQPIPSAGASAAAPEPPAERRLEPEPPDAGQTPSAAAPPPPAPEPAASAVPEPPYPLGGDHRSPSAQPQPGPGYGQGPSGEPFATPPTRDEPPEPAPVPQPAPEPAPAAGEQPVAVGGAPDAEARERGFESVPPPPDQVETEPDASAEPQAESGSRPLVYGVDCKNGHFNDPRVPYCAVCGIALVQRTLTPYKGPRPPLGVLLLDDGMTLTLDTDYLLGRDPERAAEVTSGKARPAKVTSPDGSVSRRHLRVALDGWDVNLIDLGSVNGTQIQPPGDPNFYDIPPNEPVSIMPGTTIRIGVSRTMRYESHRTH; translated from the coding sequence GTGACCGACCATGGCTTCGGAGTGGTGCGTCCGCTTCCGGGAAACGGGCTGGTCGCCCATACGGGGGGCCTGCTCCTGGTATGCGACGCCGCCGAGGCCGTCGTGTCCGATCTTCTCGCGGCGGTCCGGGAGACCGCCGCGACGGGCGGTGACGGCCGGGCGCTCGCCCGCCGGGTCGCCCAGGCGCTCGCCCGGTCCATGACCACCGAGCCCGCGTCGTGCGCGGTGGCGGGCCCCGCGAACGGCGGTGTCGCGGTCCTGGTCAGCGGCGAGGCGTCGGCGACGGTCAAGGCCGAGAGCGGCGAGGTCACCCTCGCCGGCCGTGACGCGCTGACCTGGACCGACCGGCTCGTGCCCGGTCCGGTGCACCACGTCGAGCTGCACCTGCCCGGCGCGGGTGAGGCGCACCCGCAGGCACGGCTGGACAGCGGCGTCGTCGTCGGCGGCGGTCTGTCGTGCGACCGGACCGGGACGGGCCAGCAGCCGATCCCGTCCGCGGGCGCGTCCGCCGCGGCTCCCGAGCCGCCCGCCGAGCGGCGCCTCGAACCCGAGCCGCCGGACGCGGGGCAGACGCCGTCGGCGGCCGCTCCGCCGCCTCCGGCCCCGGAACCCGCGGCGTCCGCCGTCCCCGAACCGCCCTACCCGCTCGGCGGCGACCACCGGTCCCCGTCCGCGCAGCCGCAGCCGGGGCCCGGTTACGGCCAAGGCCCGTCGGGTGAGCCGTTCGCGACCCCGCCGACGCGGGACGAGCCGCCGGAGCCGGCCCCCGTCCCGCAGCCCGCCCCCGAACCGGCGCCCGCGGCCGGGGAACAGCCCGTGGCCGTCGGCGGCGCACCGGACGCCGAGGCCAGGGAGCGCGGGTTCGAATCCGTCCCGCCCCCGCCCGACCAGGTGGAGACGGAGCCCGACGCTTCGGCCGAACCGCAGGCCGAGTCCGGCTCCCGCCCGCTCGTCTACGGCGTCGACTGCAAGAACGGCCACTTCAACGACCCGCGGGTGCCCTACTGCGCGGTCTGCGGCATCGCGCTCGTGCAGCGCACGCTCACCCCGTACAAGGGGCCCCGTCCGCCGCTCGGGGTGCTGCTGCTCGACGACGGCATGACGCTGACCCTGGACACCGACTACCTGCTCGGCCGTGACCCCGAGCGGGCGGCCGAGGTGACCTCGGGCAAGGCCCGGCCCGCCAAGGTGACCAGTCCCGACGGGTCGGTCTCCCGCCGCCATCTGCGGGTGGCGCTCGACGGGTGGGATGTCAACCTCATCGACCTCGGGTCGGTCAACGGCACGCAGATCCAGCCGCCGGGCGATCCGAACTTCTACGACATCCCGCCGAACGAGCCGGTCTCGATCATGCCGGGGACGACCATCCGCATCGGGGTGTCCCGCACGATGCGGTACGAATCCCACCGCACCCACTGA
- a CDS encoding site-2 protease family protein, with amino-acid sequence MGRPFGIPVYVSPTWFIVAAFITLTYKDSVSGSLPGLSDGVAYAVAFAFAVLLYLSVLLHELAHCVMAKRYGLPVRRITLYLLGGVSEIEREPESPGREFMVAFAGPLLSLGLAGVGFLLDMFVVPQDGIPSVLVWQLWVANLIVGVFNLLPGLPLDGGRMLRAGVWKAVGDSGSGTVAAAWGGRVLAIAMVVVPFALSIGSGQAPSTAFVLWSVLLAAFIWFGATQSLRSARVRARIPQVSARALARRAIPVTADVPLAEALRRAAEAQAGALVVVDHDGRPIAVVNEAAVAATPEQRRPWVNVGSLARTLEPSLVLSADLSGEALIGAMRETPAGEYLLVERGGEVYGVLSTADVNRVFSGV; translated from the coding sequence ATGGGCCGTCCGTTCGGCATCCCCGTCTACGTCTCCCCGACGTGGTTCATCGTCGCGGCGTTCATCACCCTCACCTACAAAGACAGCGTCTCCGGCAGCCTGCCCGGCCTGAGCGACGGCGTGGCCTACGCGGTGGCCTTCGCCTTCGCGGTGCTGCTCTACCTGTCGGTTCTGCTGCACGAGCTGGCCCACTGCGTGATGGCCAAACGGTACGGCCTGCCGGTCCGCCGGATCACCCTCTATCTGCTGGGCGGCGTATCGGAGATCGAACGGGAGCCGGAGTCGCCGGGCCGGGAGTTCATGGTGGCCTTCGCCGGGCCGCTGCTCTCGCTCGGGCTGGCCGGCGTGGGCTTCCTGCTCGACATGTTCGTGGTGCCCCAGGACGGCATCCCGTCGGTGCTGGTCTGGCAGCTGTGGGTGGCCAATCTGATCGTCGGTGTGTTCAACCTGCTGCCCGGCCTGCCGCTGGACGGCGGGCGCATGCTGCGTGCAGGCGTGTGGAAGGCCGTCGGCGACTCCGGTTCGGGCACCGTCGCCGCCGCCTGGGGAGGCCGTGTCCTGGCGATCGCCATGGTGGTGGTGCCGTTCGCGCTGTCGATCGGCAGCGGCCAGGCGCCCAGCACGGCCTTCGTGCTGTGGTCGGTGCTGCTGGCGGCGTTCATCTGGTTCGGCGCCACCCAGTCGCTGCGCTCGGCGCGGGTCCGCGCCCGCATCCCGCAGGTGAGCGCGCGGGCGCTGGCCAGGCGGGCCATCCCGGTCACCGCCGACGTGCCGCTGGCCGAGGCCCTGCGCCGGGCCGCGGAGGCGCAGGCGGGCGCGCTCGTGGTGGTCGACCACGACGGGCGGCCGATCGCCGTGGTGAACGAGGCGGCCGTGGCGGCCACCCCCGAGCAGCGCAGGCCGTGGGTCAACGTGGGATCGCTGGCGCGCACCCTGGAGCCGTCGCTCGTGCTCTCCGCCGATCTGTCGGGCGAGGCCCTGATCGGCGCCATGCGCGAAACCCCCGCGGGGGAGTATCTGCTGGTGGAGCGCGGCGGTGAGGTGTACGGGGTGCTTTCCACGGCCGATGTCAACCGTGTGTTCAGCGGCGTGTGA
- a CDS encoding PD-(D/E)XK nuclease family protein, whose amino-acid sequence MTCPLLYRFRVVDRLPERPSPAAVRGTIVHSVLERLYDLPAGARTVEAALDMLEPQWERLLREEPGHAAMFDGEEDLARWLEQAREMVRRYFTMEDPRRLEPAERELYVEAVLDGGLLLRGYIDRLDVAPTGEVRVVDYKTGSAPGPEFEARALFQMKFYALVLWRLHGRVPRLLQLMYLGDGEVLRYSPDEHDLRATERKLWALWRAIERSLTTGEWRARRSRLCGWCDHQSICPEFGGTPPPLPERHPGDTLATTRRPRGTAADEF is encoded by the coding sequence ATGACCTGTCCGTTGCTGTACCGCTTCCGGGTCGTAGACCGGCTCCCTGAGCGGCCCTCGCCAGCGGCGGTCCGCGGCACGATCGTCCACTCGGTGCTGGAGCGGCTCTACGACCTCCCCGCGGGCGCCCGCACCGTCGAGGCGGCGCTGGACATGCTGGAGCCGCAGTGGGAGCGGCTGCTCCGGGAGGAGCCCGGCCACGCGGCGATGTTCGACGGCGAGGAGGACCTCGCGAGATGGCTGGAGCAGGCCCGCGAGATGGTGCGCCGCTACTTCACGATGGAGGACCCGCGCCGTCTGGAACCCGCCGAGCGGGAGCTGTACGTGGAGGCGGTGCTCGACGGCGGTCTCCTGCTGCGCGGCTACATCGACCGGCTGGACGTCGCCCCCACCGGCGAGGTGCGCGTCGTCGACTACAAGACCGGCAGCGCCCCGGGCCCCGAGTTCGAGGCCAGGGCCCTGTTCCAGATGAAGTTCTACGCGCTGGTGCTGTGGCGGCTGCACGGCCGGGTGCCGCGCCTGCTGCAGCTGATGTATCTCGGCGACGGCGAGGTGCTGCGCTACTCCCCCGACGAGCACGACCTGCGCGCCACCGAACGGAAGCTGTGGGCGCTGTGGCGGGCGATCGAACGCTCCCTCACCACCGGTGAGTGGCGCGCGCGGCGCAGCCGCCTGTGCGGCTGGTGCGATCACCAGTCGATATGCCCGGAGTTCGGCGGCACTCCCCCGCCGCTGCCGGAGCGGCATCCCGGCGACACCCTGGCGACCACGCGCAGGCCGCGCGGGACCGCCGCCGACGAGTTCTGA
- a CDS encoding sensor histidine kinase: MYTTSTGLAAWLRERPLVSDALLAALLTLAALPIALGIDVAPADGFPPPTPLSVALVVIGCAATALRRLRPFTALCVSEAAFGVLSITGYSQSLAGFAVLIMIYTVAAHRGLAIGVLALAVDQLVYLTVIVTTGGTGIVLVDVFASLVTLTVWMVGRSVRLRRAYLAELRDRAERLERAREADTRAARAEERSRIARELHDVVAHHVSVMTVQAAAARRILTSNPEGAKEALAAIEEMGRTAMAEMRNIVGVLRTDDHAAPAERGPQPGLHELPALVEQMREAGLTTQLWIEGEPRPLPPGIDLAAYRLVQEGLTNTLRHAGPSARAWVTIRHEPGEFSVCVEDDGPGPGNGAKTGGTGHGLVGIRERVALYGGILKIGPRPGGGFEVRARFPLKDGR, from the coding sequence GTGTACACCACCTCCACCGGCCTGGCGGCCTGGCTGCGCGAGCGTCCGCTGGTCTCCGACGCGCTCCTCGCGGCGCTGCTCACCCTGGCGGCCCTGCCGATCGCGCTCGGGATCGACGTCGCTCCCGCGGACGGATTCCCCCCGCCCACGCCGCTGAGCGTCGCACTGGTCGTGATCGGCTGCGCGGCGACGGCGCTGCGCCGCCTGCGCCCGTTCACGGCGCTGTGCGTGTCCGAGGCCGCGTTCGGCGTGCTGAGCATCACGGGGTACAGCCAATCGCTGGCCGGCTTCGCCGTGCTCATCATGATCTACACGGTCGCGGCGCACCGGGGGCTCGCGATCGGCGTCCTCGCCCTCGCCGTGGATCAGCTGGTGTACCTCACGGTGATCGTGACGACCGGCGGGACGGGCATCGTCCTGGTGGACGTCTTCGCCTCCCTGGTCACCCTGACGGTGTGGATGGTCGGCCGCAGCGTACGGCTGCGCCGCGCCTACCTCGCCGAGCTGCGTGACCGCGCCGAGCGGCTGGAACGGGCCCGGGAGGCCGACACGCGGGCCGCACGCGCCGAGGAACGTTCCCGGATCGCCAGGGAACTGCACGACGTCGTGGCCCACCATGTGAGCGTGATGACCGTGCAGGCCGCCGCGGCGCGGCGGATCCTCACCAGCAACCCGGAAGGCGCCAAGGAGGCGCTCGCGGCGATCGAGGAGATGGGGCGCACCGCGATGGCGGAGATGCGTAACATCGTCGGCGTCCTGCGCACCGACGACCACGCCGCTCCGGCCGAGCGCGGTCCGCAACCGGGTCTGCACGAACTGCCCGCGCTGGTGGAGCAGATGCGTGAGGCGGGGTTGACCACGCAGCTGTGGATCGAGGGCGAACCCAGGCCCTTGCCACCGGGGATCGACCTGGCGGCCTACCGGCTGGTCCAGGAAGGGCTCACCAACACGCTGCGGCACGCGGGCCCCTCGGCGCGGGCGTGGGTGACGATACGGCACGAACCCGGCGAATTCAGCGTGTGCGTCGAGGACGACGGCCCAGGACCGGGGAACGGCGCGAAGACCGGCGGAACCGGACACGGTCTGGTCGGCATTCGCGAACGTGTGGCTCTCTATGGTGGAATTCTCAAAATCGGCCCGCGCCCGGGAGGCGGATTCGAGGTGCGGGCGCGATTCCCCCTCAAGGACGGACGATGA
- a CDS encoding response regulator, translating to MTIRVLLVDDQPLLRTGFRLILEAEPDVTVVGEAGDGTSALEQSRALLPDVVLMDIRMPGVDGIEATRRIAREAASGTHVPRVLVLTTFDLDEYIVEALRAGASGFLLKDVPPDDLVQAIRVVASGDAIVAPSVTRRLLDKFASRLPPAHERSTPPQLERLTERELEVLRLIARGMSNAEIAAKLVVSETTVKTHVGNVLTKLSLRDRVQAVVLAYETGLVTPGTAS from the coding sequence ATGACCATCAGGGTGCTGCTGGTGGACGACCAGCCTCTGCTGCGCACCGGCTTCCGGCTCATTCTCGAGGCGGAGCCGGACGTGACCGTGGTCGGCGAGGCCGGCGACGGCACGTCGGCCCTGGAGCAGTCCCGGGCGCTGCTCCCCGACGTGGTGCTGATGGACATCCGCATGCCCGGCGTGGACGGCATCGAAGCCACCCGGCGGATCGCGCGCGAGGCGGCGTCGGGGACGCACGTGCCCAGGGTGCTCGTGCTCACCACCTTCGACCTCGACGAGTACATCGTGGAGGCGCTGCGGGCCGGCGCCAGCGGCTTCCTGCTCAAGGACGTGCCGCCGGACGACCTGGTGCAGGCGATCCGCGTGGTGGCCAGCGGCGATGCGATCGTGGCGCCGAGCGTGACCCGGCGGCTGCTGGACAAGTTCGCCTCCCGGCTGCCCCCGGCGCACGAGCGGTCCACGCCGCCGCAGCTGGAACGGCTCACCGAACGCGAACTGGAGGTGCTGCGGCTGATCGCGCGCGGCATGTCCAACGCGGAGATCGCCGCCAAGCTCGTGGTGAGCGAGACGACGGTGAAGACGCACGTCGGCAACGTGCTCACCAAGCTGTCGCTGCGCGACCGCGTGCAGGCGGTCGTGCTCGCCTACGAGACCGGGCTGGTCACCCCCGGCACCGCTTCGTGA
- a CDS encoding ABC transporter ATP-binding protein gives MSEPLSGEEPLLSVQDLQKHFPVTKGLFKRQVGAVKAVDGVSFEVRRGETLGLVGESGCGKSTTGRLVTRLLEPTGGRIVFEGRDITHMRQGALRPLRRDMQMIFQDPYSSLNPRHTVGTIVGAPFRIQGIQTEHGVKKAVQELLELVGLNPEHYNRYPHEFSGGQRQRIGIARTLALKPKLIIADEPVSALDVSIQAQVINLLEDLQKELNLTYVVIAHDLSVVRHISDRVAVMYLGKIVEIGDRKSLYGSPMHPYTNALLSAVPVPDPRKREGRERIRLVGDVPSPLNPPPACRFHTRCWKAQEVCKTVEPPLEELAGGHMVACHFPENAPQKGDRERKAEAAVGDGGASDA, from the coding sequence GTGAGCGAGCCGCTGAGCGGTGAGGAGCCGCTTCTGTCCGTCCAGGACCTGCAGAAGCACTTCCCGGTCACCAAGGGCCTGTTCAAACGCCAGGTCGGTGCGGTGAAGGCGGTCGACGGCGTCAGTTTCGAGGTCCGCAGGGGTGAGACCCTCGGCCTGGTGGGGGAGTCCGGTTGCGGCAAGTCCACCACCGGCCGGCTGGTGACCCGGCTGCTCGAACCGACCGGCGGCCGGATCGTGTTCGAGGGGCGGGACATCACCCACATGCGGCAGGGCGCGCTGCGGCCCCTCCGCCGCGACATGCAGATGATCTTCCAGGATCCCTACTCGTCGCTGAACCCCCGGCACACCGTCGGGACCATCGTCGGCGCGCCGTTCCGGATCCAGGGGATCCAGACCGAGCATGGGGTGAAGAAGGCCGTCCAGGAGCTTCTCGAACTGGTCGGCCTCAACCCCGAGCACTACAACCGCTACCCGCACGAGTTCTCCGGCGGTCAGCGCCAGCGCATCGGCATCGCCCGCACGCTCGCGCTCAAACCCAAGCTGATCATCGCCGACGAGCCGGTCTCCGCGCTGGACGTGTCCATCCAGGCCCAGGTGATCAACCTCCTGGAGGACCTGCAGAAGGAGCTGAACCTCACCTACGTGGTGATCGCCCACGACCTGTCGGTGGTACGGCACATCTCCGACCGGGTGGCGGTGATGTACCTGGGCAAGATCGTGGAGATCGGTGATCGCAAGAGCCTTTACGGCTCCCCGATGCACCCCTACACCAACGCCCTGCTGTCGGCGGTGCCGGTGCCGGACCCGCGGAAGCGGGAGGGCCGCGAACGCATCCGGCTGGTCGGAGACGTCCCCTCGCCGCTGAACCCGCCGCCCGCCTGCCGCTTCCACACCCGGTGCTGGAAGGCGCAGGAGGTGTGCAAGACGGTGGAGCCGCCGTTGGAGGAGCTGGCCGGCGGTCACATGGTGGCCTGCCACTTCCCGGAGAACGCTCCGCAGAAGGGGGATCGGGAGAGGAAGGCGGAGGCCGCGGTCGGCGACGGCGGCGCCTCCGATGCATAG